One part of the Acetoanaerobium sticklandii genome encodes these proteins:
- a CDS encoding betaine/proline/choline family ABC transporter ATP-binding protein (Members of the family are the ATP-binding subunit of ABC transporters for substrates such as betaine, L-proline or other amino acids, choline, carnitine, etc. The substrate specificity is best determined from the substrate-binding subunit, rather than this subunit, as it interacts with the permease subunit and not with substrate directly.), which translates to MIRFENVVKKYNELDKMAVDNLNLHIKKGEICMLLGPSGCGKTTTMKMINKLIKSTSGNIYIDDKNIDKVDPIKLRLSIGYVIQGTGLFPHMTIGENIAMVPKELGWDKARIDARIDELLELMELDPKVYKDKRPKDLSGGQRQRVGVARALAADPPVMLMDEPFGALDPITRGKLQDEFLRVQEKLGKTIVFVTHDIDEAIKMGDKIAIMKEGKLVQYASPAEILSQPADDFVAELIGGNGAIKMMNLIKCKDVLRKLPNIDIESESILALNLMKEQGVRNIIVKDKNHKILGYVRYKDAFKNQNASLADILNEIGETVSPGTTLKEALSLMFSMGRKAIFISKEKGSIDGIITMDDLLKAVNDDEQDEDTLS; encoded by the coding sequence ATGATAAGGTTTGAAAATGTTGTAAAAAAATATAATGAGCTTGATAAGATGGCTGTAGATAACTTGAATTTGCATATCAAAAAAGGTGAAATCTGCATGTTGTTAGGACCTTCTGGATGCGGAAAAACTACTACTATGAAAATGATAAACAAACTCATAAAATCTACATCGGGAAATATATATATAGATGATAAGAATATAGATAAGGTAGATCCAATAAAGCTAAGGTTATCTATTGGATATGTAATTCAAGGAACAGGCTTATTTCCTCACATGACTATAGGTGAAAATATAGCGATGGTTCCAAAAGAACTTGGCTGGGATAAAGCTAGGATTGATGCAAGGATTGACGAATTACTAGAGCTTATGGAGCTAGACCCTAAAGTTTATAAAGACAAGAGGCCAAAAGATTTAAGTGGAGGCCAAAGGCAAAGAGTAGGAGTTGCAAGAGCTCTTGCGGCAGACCCTCCAGTTATGCTTATGGATGAGCCTTTTGGAGCATTAGATCCGATTACTAGAGGAAAATTACAAGATGAATTTCTTAGAGTTCAGGAAAAATTAGGAAAAACTATTGTATTTGTTACTCATGATATTGATGAGGCTATAAAAATGGGAGATAAGATAGCGATAATGAAAGAGGGGAAGTTAGTGCAGTATGCTTCACCAGCTGAAATATTATCTCAGCCAGCAGACGATTTTGTAGCTGAACTTATTGGTGGCAATGGAGCAATAAAGATGATGAATCTAATAAAATGTAAAGACGTATTGAGAAAACTTCCTAATATTGATATAGAATCTGAATCTATATTAGCTCTTAATTTAATGAAAGAGCAAGGGGTTAGAAATATCATTGTAAAAGACAAGAATCATAAGATCTTAGGTTATGTGAGATATAAAGATGCTTTTAAAAACCAAAATGCATCTCTAGCTGATATTTTAAACGAAATAGGCGAAACAGTAAGTCCAGGAACTACTTTGAAAGAAGCTCTTTCACTGATGTTTTCCATGGGAAGAAAGGCCATTTTTATATCAAAAGAAAAAGGAAGCATAGATGGAATAATAACTATGGATGACCTTTTGAAGGCGGTGAACGATGATGAGCAAGATGAAGATACGCTCAGCTGA
- a CDS encoding ABC transporter permease, whose translation MMSKMKIRSADIRQFALMTIIVVILAMLSYYVVNYPQDKIVERFISYERILRATKEHIYIVAISSVLSIFTAVPLGILITRTNFKKFANKVLGVVNIGQTIPSLAIVALFVGVFGIGAKTAILALWIYSLLPILRNTMVGILNLDESVLEAARGMGMTQFRILNKIELPLAMPIILAGIRTAITINIGTAVLAAFVGGGGLGDLIISGNNINRWQIRVLGASFPALLAIFVDTMFAFIEEKTAV comes from the coding sequence ATGATGAGCAAGATGAAGATACGCTCAGCTGATATAAGGCAGTTTGCACTTATGACTATTATAGTAGTCATACTAGCAATGCTCAGCTACTACGTTGTGAACTATCCCCAAGATAAAATAGTGGAACGGTTTATAAGTTATGAAAGAATTCTTAGAGCTACTAAAGAGCATATATATATAGTTGCAATTTCAAGTGTATTGTCTATATTTACAGCAGTTCCATTAGGAATACTAATTACAAGGACTAATTTTAAAAAATTTGCAAACAAAGTCTTAGGAGTTGTAAATATAGGACAAACTATTCCTAGCTTAGCAATTGTAGCTTTGTTTGTAGGTGTGTTTGGTATAGGTGCCAAAACAGCAATACTTGCACTTTGGATTTATTCTTTACTTCCTATACTTAGAAATACTATGGTTGGGATTTTGAATTTAGATGAGTCTGTTCTCGAAGCTGCAAGAGGTATGGGGATGACTCAGTTTAGAATATTAAACAAAATCGAACTTCCTTTAGCTATGCCAATAATATTGGCAGGAATAAGAACGGCTATAACTATAAATATAGGGACAGCTGTATTAGCAGCCTTTGTAGGTGGAGGCGGTTTAGGAGACCTTATTATTTCTGGAAACAATATAAATAGGTGGCAAATAAGAGTTCTAGGAGCATCATTTCCTGCTTTACTAGCTATATTTGTAGATACTATGTTTGCATTTATTGAAGAAAAAACTGCAGTATAA
- a CDS encoding glycine betaine ABC transporter substrate-binding protein, producing MVRVNMFSKRLSMLFGLIMVVLLILSGCTSGTNESQNKIRVGSKDFTEQLILGQITLLALEDAGFEVEDKTNVAGSEQVRSALENDEIDVYWEYTGTGWLMHLQKDEVITNSQEAYEKVKSEDKEANDIVWLDYASLNNTYTIMMNKDDSEKLNIKSISDMANYVNENPGQLSFAADHEFTARPDGLPALEDEYGFAFDGDSLKVMDIGIVYRTLKDRQVDSGMGFATDGRIAAFDFVNLEDDMEFFPVYNAAATLRAETLEKHPELADVLNKITEKLDNETMIKMNYQVDIEEKEPKEVAKNWLEEEGLINK from the coding sequence ATGGTAAGAGTTAATATGTTTTCAAAAAGATTATCTATGTTATTTGGCTTAATTATGGTGGTTCTACTAATTTTATCTGGATGTACATCAGGAACAAATGAATCGCAAAATAAAATAAGAGTAGGTTCAAAAGATTTTACAGAGCAATTGATTTTAGGGCAAATTACATTATTAGCTTTAGAAGATGCTGGTTTTGAAGTAGAAGACAAAACAAATGTAGCAGGTTCAGAGCAGGTGAGAAGTGCACTTGAAAATGATGAAATAGATGTTTATTGGGAGTACACAGGTACTGGATGGTTGATGCATCTACAAAAAGACGAAGTAATAACAAATTCTCAAGAAGCCTACGAGAAAGTAAAAAGTGAAGATAAAGAAGCAAATGATATAGTATGGCTTGACTATGCTTCACTTAATAATACTTACACAATTATGATGAATAAAGATGATAGCGAAAAATTAAACATAAAGTCTATTAGTGATATGGCAAACTATGTAAATGAAAATCCTGGGCAACTATCTTTTGCAGCTGACCATGAATTTACAGCAAGACCAGATGGTCTTCCAGCTTTAGAAGACGAGTATGGTTTTGCATTTGATGGAGATAGTTTGAAGGTAATGGATATAGGTATAGTTTATAGAACTCTAAAAGATAGACAAGTTGACTCAGGTATGGGATTTGCAACTGATGGAAGAATAGCAGCTTTTGATTTTGTAAATTTAGAAGATGATATGGAATTTTTCCCTGTATACAACGCAGCTGCTACACTTAGAGCTGAAACTTTAGAAAAACATCCTGAATTAGCTGATGTGCTCAACAAAATAACAGAAAAACTCGACAATGAAACAATGATAAAAATGAACTATCAAGTTGATATTGAGGAAAAAGAGCCAAAAGAAGTTGCAAAAAATTGGTTAGAAGAAGAAGGTTTAATTAATAAGTAA
- the speB gene encoding agmatinase → MNKNIFTFIGFDNEFEESQIVLFGAPFDGTTSFRPGTRFAPNIMRNDSFGLETYSPYLNKDLEDYMLFDSGDLDFPFGNPQRIIDMIKEHSKAIVNTGKIPFMIGGEHLVTLGSVQSVYEKYNDLHIIHLDAHADLREDYMGQKLSHATVLRRCHDFLGDGRIHQFGIRSGTKEEFTWAKDHVDMHPFSLDGLKEVIDELKDKPVYITIDLDVLDPSIFPGTGTIEPGGISFLELVGAFKEFSRLNNIVGMDAVELSPHYDQSGMSTAVACKVIREMALIAVK, encoded by the coding sequence ATGAATAAGAATATTTTTACCTTTATAGGTTTTGATAATGAATTTGAAGAGTCTCAGATAGTATTATTTGGGGCTCCTTTTGACGGTACTACATCTTTTAGACCTGGTACTCGTTTTGCTCCTAACATCATGAGAAACGACTCCTTTGGACTAGAAACTTACAGTCCTTACTTAAACAAGGATTTAGAAGATTATATGCTGTTTGATTCTGGAGATTTAGATTTCCCTTTTGGAAATCCTCAAAGAATCATAGATATGATAAAAGAGCATTCTAAGGCTATAGTAAATACAGGTAAGATTCCTTTTATGATAGGTGGAGAGCATTTAGTTACCCTAGGAAGCGTACAAAGCGTATATGAAAAGTACAATGACCTTCATATCATCCACTTAGACGCACATGCTGATTTAAGAGAGGATTACATGGGCCAAAAGCTTTCTCACGCTACAGTTCTAAGACGTTGTCACGATTTTTTAGGTGATGGAAGAATTCATCAGTTTGGAATTCGCTCTGGAACAAAGGAAGAATTTACTTGGGCAAAAGACCACGTGGATATGCATCCATTTTCATTAGATGGCTTAAAAGAAGTTATTGATGAATTAAAAGACAAGCCTGTTTATATAACTATAGATTTGGACGTATTAGACCCTTCAATCTTTCCTGGCACTGGAACTATAGAGCCAGGGGGAATAAGCTTCTTAGAGCTTGTAGGAGCTTTTAAAGAGTTTTCAAGACTTAATAACATCGTAGGCATGGATGCAGTAGAGCTGTCTCCTCACTACGACCAAAGTGGCATGTCTACAGCCGTAGCATGCAAGGTTATAAGAGAAATGGCATTAATAGCTGTAAAGTAG
- the speE gene encoding polyamine aminopropyltransferase: MELWYTEQQTDEVRFSIKVKQHLYTGKSEFQDVDVFESEEFGKFLTLDGLMMVTEKDEFIYHDMITHVAMATNPSIKKVLVIGGGDGGTVRELTRYSHIEKIDMVEIDKLVVDVSREYLPITASKLDDPRVSLYFEDGIRFVADTKEVYDLILVDSTDPIGPGEGLFTTEFYQNCFNILSDNGILVNQSESPYYDQFSHEMKRAHKKIKNIFPISKVYQFHMPTYPSGHWLFGFASKKLDPIKDVDFDKWNALGIKTKYYNPQLHVGCFALPSYVQEMLDNE; the protein is encoded by the coding sequence ATGGAGTTATGGTACACAGAGCAACAAACGGATGAGGTGCGCTTTTCTATTAAAGTAAAGCAGCATTTATATACAGGAAAAAGTGAATTTCAAGATGTAGATGTATTTGAAAGTGAAGAGTTTGGTAAGTTTCTTACTCTTGATGGTCTTATGATGGTAACTGAAAAAGACGAATTCATCTATCACGATATGATTACACATGTTGCTATGGCTACAAACCCTAGTATCAAGAAGGTTCTTGTTATAGGCGGTGGCGATGGCGGTACAGTTAGAGAGCTTACTAGATATTCTCATATAGAAAAAATAGATATGGTAGAAATAGATAAGCTAGTTGTAGATGTTTCTAGGGAGTATCTTCCTATCACTGCATCTAAGCTAGATGACCCTAGAGTAAGTCTTTATTTTGAAGATGGTATTCGCTTTGTAGCTGATACTAAAGAAGTATACGACCTTATTTTAGTTGATTCCACTGACCCTATAGGACCTGGAGAAGGTTTATTTACTACTGAATTTTATCAAAATTGCTTTAATATACTTTCAGACAACGGAATACTTGTAAATCAAAGTGAAAGCCCATATTATGACCAATTTTCTCATGAAATGAAGCGCGCTCACAAAAAGATTAAAAACATCTTCCCTATTTCAAAAGTATATCAGTTCCATATGCCTACATATCCATCAGGACACTGGTTATTTGGATTTGCATCTAAAAAGCTAGATCCTATTAAGGATGTTGATTTTGATAAATGGAACGCTCTTGGCATCAAGACTAAATACTACAATCCTCAGCTTCATGTAGGATGCTTTGCTCTTCCATCTTATGTACAGGAGATGCTAGACAATGAATAA
- the speD gene encoding adenosylmethionine decarboxylase, whose translation MKIEQLGRHILVEFYNCDKEVLNNHSEIEKHMNEAAIRSNATIVQSAFHTFNPWGVSGAVIIQESHLTIHTWPEFGYAAVDLFTCGDSVNPWIGFEYLSNSLKAEKWETSEVPRGPVDKIKAFAKEDLGEVHFKPQTDSEIAS comes from the coding sequence GTGAAAATTGAACAACTAGGAAGACATATTCTTGTTGAATTTTATAACTGTGATAAAGAGGTGTTAAATAACCATTCAGAAATTGAAAAACATATGAACGAAGCAGCTATTCGCTCTAATGCAACTATCGTGCAAAGTGCGTTTCATACGTTCAATCCATGGGGCGTAAGCGGTGCTGTTATTATTCAGGAGTCTCACCTTACTATTCATACTTGGCCTGAATTTGGATATGCCGCTGTAGACCTATTTACTTGCGGAGATAGTGTAAATCCTTGGATTGGCTTTGAATACTTAAGTAATTCTTTAAAAGCTGAGAAATGGGAAACTAGCGAAGTACCTAGAGGACCAGTTGATAAAATCAAAGCTTTTGCTAAAGAAGATTTAGGTGAGGTTCATTTCAAGCCTCAAACAGATTCAGAGATAGCATCTTAG
- a CDS encoding aminotransferase class I/II-fold pyridoxal phosphate-dependent enzyme has translation MKQNHEILPLIEAMMQYDQRDVVPFDVPGHKHGRGTKELVDFFGEKVMRIDVNSMKCLDNIGNPVGVIKEAQQLMADAYDADHAFFLTNGTSSGVQAMIMSACQAGDKVILPRNAHKSAINALILGGITPVYVQPEMNTRLGIAMGVTVEKIKEAIALHPDAKAVFLINPTYYGAASALKDITQLCHKHDMAVLVDEAHGAHLHFHDELPMSAMEAGADMSAVSLHKTGGSLTQSSALLLKGDIIDKDRVKTILNLTTSTSASYLLMASLDGARKILATRGEKMLTDTLELSRSARAEINEIEGLYAFSTELIDAHGVYAFDETKLSINVTGIGLTGFEVYDILRDEYNIQMELGDINNVLAIISLGDTKEALCALVSALKDISVKYKKPEFDCQVKPLKNPEVVIIPRDAFYMQKKILPLADSVGEIAGEYIMAYPPGIPVLSPGERITKEIIDYIEVLKTQKSVLTDNHDPSGEFIKVLKHNNVSSIAI, from the coding sequence ATGAAACAAAACCATGAAATACTGCCACTTATCGAAGCGATGATGCAGTATGATCAAAGAGACGTTGTGCCTTTTGACGTGCCCGGCCACAAGCACGGGCGAGGAACCAAGGAGTTGGTGGACTTCTTCGGTGAAAAAGTCATGAGGATAGATGTCAACTCTATGAAATGCCTAGATAATATAGGTAATCCAGTAGGTGTAATAAAAGAAGCTCAGCAGCTTATGGCAGATGCATACGACGCTGACCATGCTTTTTTCCTTACAAACGGTACTTCTTCTGGAGTACAAGCTATGATTATGAGTGCCTGCCAAGCAGGAGATAAGGTAATCTTACCTAGAAATGCTCATAAATCTGCAATAAATGCTCTTATATTAGGAGGCATTACTCCTGTATATGTTCAGCCTGAGATGAATACTCGTCTTGGCATAGCAATGGGAGTAACTGTTGAAAAAATAAAGGAAGCCATAGCTCTTCATCCTGATGCAAAAGCTGTCTTTCTTATAAATCCTACCTACTATGGAGCAGCTTCGGCGCTAAAAGATATAACCCAGCTATGTCATAAACATGACATGGCAGTACTTGTAGATGAAGCTCATGGAGCACATCTTCATTTTCATGATGAACTACCTATGTCCGCTATGGAAGCTGGAGCAGATATGTCAGCAGTAAGTCTTCATAAAACAGGAGGCTCTCTCACTCAAAGCTCAGCTCTTCTTTTAAAAGGAGACATCATAGATAAGGACAGAGTAAAAACAATACTTAACCTCACAACAAGCACAAGTGCATCCTATCTACTTATGGCAAGTCTTGATGGAGCTAGAAAAATCCTAGCTACAAGAGGAGAAAAGATGCTTACAGATACTCTAGAGCTTTCTAGAAGTGCAAGAGCTGAAATAAATGAAATAGAAGGTCTTTATGCTTTTTCTACAGAGCTAATTGATGCTCATGGTGTTTATGCTTTTGACGAAACAAAGCTTAGCATCAATGTAACTGGTATAGGGCTTACAGGGTTTGAGGTATATGATATATTAAGAGACGAATATAATATCCAAATGGAGCTAGGCGATATCAACAATGTGCTTGCTATCATAAGCCTTGGAGATACAAAAGAAGCCCTTTGCGCTTTAGTATCTGCACTAAAGGATATAAGCGTAAAATATAAAAAGCCTGAATTTGACTGTCAAGTTAAACCGCTAAAGAATCCTGAAGTTGTAATCATACCTAGAGATGCGTTTTACATGCAAAAGAAAATTCTTCCTCTAGCTGATTCTGTAGGTGAAATCGCAGGAGAATACATCATGGCTTACCCTCCAGGTATACCAGTACTAAGTCCTGGCGAGAGGATAACAAAAGAAATAATCGATTATATCGAAGTGCTTAAAACTCAAAAAAGCGTACTTACTGATAATCACGACCCTTCTGGCGAATTTATCAAGGTATTAAAACACAACAACGTGTCTTCAATAGCTATTTGA
- a CDS encoding alanine racemase has translation MENTAYPNLQIDLKKIYQNAKNLVSFANTNGINITGVVKGSDSSKEVAKEFIKAGCMGIADSRIEKLAKLKEEGIKEDMMLLRVPMLCEVEQVVRYSEISLNSEIVVLEALNIEANNQNKIHKVILMADLGDLREGYIDEEELIKTALHIETKLDNLHMYGVGTNLGCFGAICPDESNLGKLVQISEKISALIGRKLEIVSGGATTSLPLLFDSKMPKGINHLRVGEAMLLARDLIDLWGYSMEGYHTDTFVLEAQVIEVKEKPSHPIGRIFVDAFGNTPEYEDKGIRKRALIALGKKDIGHHDSLIPKLKGITVEGSSSDHVILDVTDAVEEIHVGDIIEFELYYQAMLYLTASTSVKKVYLY, from the coding sequence ATGGAAAATACTGCTTATCCAAATCTACAGATTGATTTAAAGAAAATATATCAAAATGCAAAAAATCTAGTAAGCTTTGCTAATACTAATGGTATAAACATCACTGGAGTAGTAAAAGGAAGCGATTCCTCTAAAGAGGTAGCTAAAGAGTTCATAAAAGCAGGATGCATGGGCATAGCTGATTCAAGAATAGAAAAGCTAGCAAAATTAAAAGAAGAGGGTATAAAGGAAGATATGATGCTCCTTAGAGTACCTATGCTTTGCGAAGTAGAGCAGGTAGTAAGATACTCGGAAATAAGTTTAAACTCAGAAATAGTAGTTTTAGAAGCACTTAATATAGAAGCAAACAATCAAAACAAAATTCATAAAGTAATATTAATGGCTGATTTAGGAGACCTAAGAGAAGGTTATATTGATGAAGAAGAGCTAATAAAAACAGCTCTACATATAGAAACTAAGCTAGATAACCTTCATATGTATGGAGTAGGAACTAATCTTGGTTGTTTTGGAGCAATCTGCCCTGATGAATCGAATCTAGGAAAATTAGTTCAGATAAGTGAAAAGATTTCAGCGCTTATAGGAAGAAAGCTAGAAATAGTATCAGGAGGAGCTACAACTTCATTGCCACTACTATTTGATTCTAAGATGCCAAAAGGAATAAATCATCTTAGAGTAGGAGAGGCTATGCTTTTAGCTAGAGATTTAATAGATTTATGGGGTTATTCTATGGAAGGCTATCACACTGATACTTTTGTCCTTGAGGCACAGGTGATAGAGGTAAAGGAGAAGCCCTCACATCCTATTGGAAGGATATTTGTAGATGCTTTTGGAAATACGCCAGAGTATGAAGACAAGGGAATAAGAAAAAGAGCTCTTATAGCTCTAGGAAAAAAAGATATAGGGCATCACGACAGCCTGATTCCTAAATTAAAAGGAATAACAGTAGAAGGAAGCAGTAGTGACCATGTAATTCTAGATGTAACTGATGCAGTAGAGGAGATTCACGTAGGAGATATAATAGAGTTTGAACTTTATTATCAGGCTATGCTTTATCTTACAGCTTCGACTTCAGTTAAAAAAGTATATTTGTATTAA